AGGGCTGTCTGCCAACGCAGCAATACTGTGCCTCAGTGAAAAAATACCACCCACCCGTGCAACGTGGCTGTGCACCAAAGCAGCAAGACTATGCACTAGTGCAACATACGCTGCCCATTTACCAACCCCATCGCTTCAATATCCAAGCCAGCACCAGCAAAAGCAGATCTGCCAGCCGCTAGTCCATCTGCAGAAGAGATAGAGAAACCACAAGGAACTGTTGAAATAGCCTATAAGCATAAATGCGCCAGTTGACTGCTTGTTCTTATAAGGTTGCCTTCAGTTTATAAAGCTTTTTGTGTCTTGTCCATTTCACAAACTACGGAtattctctcttttcccctccagtTGCCTTTAATGTCTGCAACACGCTTTGAAGAGCGTCATCCTCCAGACAAATGTGAAGTGTTATTTTTAAGTATCATGCCTTGTGTCTGATAGATATTCCTGGGTTACGGAATATTTAAACTAATATAGAAAACTTTCTACTAGCCCTCCCTTGGTTTCCTTCTTCAATCTCCAGGGAGACAAGGAAGTTTGCAATTCATCAGAGGGACAACGTGTTGGCGTTTCCATAGTTATCAGCCTCTTCACTTTTTCCTCGGTAACTCCAGAAGCATCCTATTGAACACATACCGGTTCAGGGGTCAACATTAAACACATGACTATTGCGTTTAACAGCCAGTATCAGAATGAGGACCAATACTCAGGACTGCACTTTACAATAGGAGGTATTGCCAATgctgagcattcaaaaatcatgagtcaagctcccatcccaccccccaaaataccataagatttaaaaaaaataataagttTGGGGGGTTCTTTTAGTTGCCTCCTGGTTTGAGCCTTcgtgggtcacattttcaaacttttctctacaaccatgaAGGCTGGAAAATGACTAATTGCCAGGGAACCCTTCCTGCTACAAGGCCATTTCCGAGGCCACTGTTTATTCCAAAGTCCCCGGAACAAAGTCTTCTGGCCAACTCTAGTCTGAAATTGCCAGTATACGTCATTGCACGGCAGCATGCATAGACccacccaagctagctttgatctaggcAGCTCCAGCAACAATAGCCGTGATAGCCATTATTATAGCAGATAGCCAcagcaaatcctgcatcttggcaggggattaAACTAGATGACACTCGCGGTCCCTTcaaaccctatgattctatgtggcagcacaggctgtacaTGTCCACCTGggaacaggggcggctctaggtattttgctgccccaagcacggcagtcaggcggctttcagcggcgCACCTGCGGGCGGTCTGCTGCTCACGCAGAttgggcggcatgcctgcaggaggtcctgcgccttcggcgtacccgccgccgaattgcggCCGAAACcacgcgggaccggcagacctcccgcaggcatgccgccaaaggcagcctgactgccgccctcacagcttcccgccccaggcacgcgcttggtgcgctggtgcctggagccgcccctgcctgggAATCTCGGTATGTACATAAGTGGCTTGCTATGTCAACATGAGTTTCACTGCGATATGTCATGTATTTGTTCAGCGCCTGATACATTGCATGGTGGATTTACTCTGTGTGATTTATTACACACACTAATTAGCTAATGCTTGAACTGGTGGTTTGGAAAGGCGACGTGTTCTAAAGTGATACGCATTATCGTTAAGAATGGATTTAGTATGTGAAGCATGTGTTTGAGTATGCAGGGCATGCATAGCATGAGGTGACATACGAATTATAACATGTGACATTTGTGATTCTCAAACAAAGAGCCTGAAAATCACTGACGGTTCTCTATAGACTGGATCTCAATTTTTGAGATggtttgaaaataattttttcccatgaaactttttaacaaacatttttttcattttcatggaACATTTTTGGATTtgcaacaaaaaccaaaaacccacaaACCAAATGTTTTCTTGGTTTCCAGGAAATTAAATTTAGTTTTGTTTCTTCCAATAAATAGTCAAAAACATTCAACAGAAATGGAAATTTTTGCAAAAATTTCATCAAAAAggcatttttattgaaaaaatagttttgatttaaaaaaaccgaaCTCAGGTCCACCTTTGAAAAATTCCAGTTCTGGCAAATCCCAGTGCTGATAATTACATTCTATCTATTCTCATTTACACTTGAGCACcgagggcttgatccaaagttcattaaaataaatgggattctttccattcACTTGAAAGACCTTTGAATCAGGTCCCTCTTGAATAATCGGGCCAGACACTCGGCTGGTGTAGATCAATGTAACTCCGTTGATTTGACTggaataaaaacaatttaaaaacccCAATTCTGTCCAAAATAGCTTGTGATGGAAAAATTTTGACTAGCTCCAACAGCAATAACAAGCAAATGGGTCAGGGATGAGATTCCATGAAACACTTTCAGAAGCCCAAAATCTGGCCTGATATGGTCTATACAGGATAACCCACGGCCTGTGTTAACATATCACTGCAATGTTTGAAAGCCCTCCATTTATAATCACTGCCTTGAACACCCAGGTCAGCAAAAGAGAAAATCGGTCAAATTAATTCCGAAATAGTTttcaggggatggggtggggcgaGCTGAATGTCCTTATAACTGTGGAGGGACTAAAATCAGTGACGACCCGTACCTGCCaatagtgggggggagggacagattgagggcagcggcttcagcagatgttactgaacATGGTTTAGTTCCTGAGAATATGTTCAGTATAAGCCAAGCAGCAACTTGGGGGGCGGCACATGACCCCgcgtgacacacacacacaccccaggcatCACCTCTGATTCAAATTGTAAACTTCTGGACAGTCCAGGCAGGAAATGGGACTCAGAAATCAACCCCTGCAAAAGAAAAACCTCACTCAGAAAGTTttgcaaaactgaaaccaaaacccaCCTCGCTTTTGATCCATCTCCGGCAATTCCTGTTCAGTGCGTCTCCGCTTCACATTATGTTAAAAAACCACAACCCGATAAcatgagaggcagcatggtctgggGCGGTGGTTTTCAACCTCCAAGGAggccgcagactatgtctaagatttccaaagggatccacaCCCCCATTCGAAATTTTTTAGGGgaccacaaatgaaaaaaggttgaaaaccactggtctaggggactgggcctggggctgggagctaggaatCTCTGCGTCttggctctgccagtgactcaccCCTGGTCTCCTAGGCAGGTCAGCGAGTTCTGTCCCCGATTGCCATCCACGTGCGCTGGAGCTACTAATTACATTATCAAGTGACATAGGAGGAGTCAGCAGCCCGGGATAATGTACTGAGGATGTGGGACACCGGATGTCGGCACATCTCTGCCCGTGACTCACTGGTAGCAGGGCACTTATCACTTCTGTGGCTCCGTCTACCCATTTGTCAAAAGGAGAAATAAACACCTTCTGATCTGCCTCACCCAGTTTATTTGAGGATTACACAAATCAAATGCTTTGATCATCTACACTATTCAAAAATTATTGTTGATCAAAAATAATTCCTCAACTAGCAACGTCAGACATCGGGAACCGCAAACACACCTGGGGTTGTTTTGATTGTAAATAATTAAGTGCTCATTCCCCTGGGGTATCTCATTTGAAAGAGGGCTCTGAAGCGTATAAAAACTCTTGCGTCCCAATGCTCCTGACACACTCAGCTTCACATCTTCTCACCGGTCCTTGTTGGTCAATAGGGTAAGTCAGATTATACCGACCCTCTTTGCTGCTCATTAAAAATATCTTTAACATGCTTTTCTCTCCAACTCAGAAATTCCCTGTGCCTGGGTTGGAATGCTAGAGCCAATTTTTGCTTGTGTAGCTGGGTCCATATGCAAAGGCGAAGGACATTTATGTCTCCGAGGCAGTGTACAGAATGCGTTATGGGTTCTAAGGATAAATGGTTAGGAGCTGAAGGATGAGGAGGTGAGCGGTGAGAGCACCATGGGGCTGCCTGAAGAAGAGAGCGCCAACAAGTTTGCATGGGGGTGAATTGGCACATTGCCCTGTGGCTGATTCTGATCCCCAGTTGCATATGGCTGGGGAAATCCATTTCAGTGTAAACCTAGAGAGGGCATCTTGGAACAGGCTGGCCAGTCCCCAGAGGGGGGTGTTGATATCGCCCTTAGATTCGAGGCTttcaggttaagaaccactggccCATGTGTGGGGTAGACAAACAGGAATTTCTATCTGAGGAGAGTCAATGGAAATTCAGGGACTTATCCCATCTCTTTCAGCTTCACCTCGGCTGCAGAATGATTTACTCTTCTGGAAGGGAATCCTACTTCAACTTGAACTCCACCTGGTATGACCCTGCAGGTTCCTGGCTGGACACCCGGCGCACCCCCTTCACCTATGCTTATAGCACCTGCTGCAGCAGTGGTGGCTGTCCAAGGGGAGGCCATGATAACCGATGCTACGAGTATCGACGATCGGGCTGTGGTGAGAATTGCCATGGGTCGTCGGGGTCGTGCCACGGCAGTGGAGGCCACTGCTGTGTCAGGAGGCCATCGTACTTCCATGGATATTCTGGAGGATGCCACGGCCATGGGCGGTCGGTCTGTTCTGAGCGGTCATGCCACGGTTCTGGATCGTCATGCCACGGTTCTGGGTCGTCATGCCACGGTTCTGGATCTTCATGCCACGGTTCTGGATCGTCATGCCACAATACCTCTGGAGCATGCCACAGTACACCAATTTATGTGAAGCCAAAACAATATGTGCAACAGTGCTGCCCTCCAGTGCAACAGTGCTGTCTTCCAGTGAAAAAGTGCTGCCCTCCAGTGCAGAAGTGCTGAAAACCAAGGCCAAAGCGTCTTCCAAGTCAACAGCTGCAAAATCAAGTCTGCAAAATTCCAACACGCAGCTGAAGTGACAGCTACAAGTAACAGCAATGAATCTTCTGCGCTCATGACGTTGCTTTACATTTCTACAGCTTGGCATGACTTGTTTCATTCACAAATTGCACTTTCTCTGTTGCTTTGATTATTATAACCAGTTAATGCTTGTAATGCACTTTGAAGAGGTAACCCACTGTATAAGTGTGACATTTTATCATTAAGGGCTTTTTCTGAGGGATCCTTTATATTCTTGGGCTATGCAATGTGAAATATTTTCTGCTGGGATAATTTCACCCACTACCTTCCCGCTTCGCTGTCCACTTGTAGAGGTGAAGACAATAAAACTTACAATTTATGAGCATTCCATTGTCTTGGTGTTTCTCATCTCATTTGTTTCTACTGCAACCTTTCCTTTTGGGAATACTTTTGTCCTCTTTGATGAAGAAATGGCGACAATGCGCCATTCTGCTTGGAAATCAAAGTGctagttcctcagctggtgtaaacgggtATTGCGCCATATACTGAAGCGCAGCAGAGCCAATTCATACCATGTGAGGAGCTGGCCATACAAAATTATTTGTCTACAGGGCTATTTTAATATCCAGAAGGAAAAAATCATTATTCAGTCAAAGGAATGTTAACTGTCTTGGGAATAAACTTCATAGGAAGGCCAGGAATTAAAATGTCCTATGAAGAATCCATTCCATTTCATTCatctgatagatagatagatagatagatagatagatagatagatagatagatagagggggtggatgcggatagatagatagatagatagatagatagatagatagatagatagatagatagatagatagatagatagataattaCTCAGCCCATTATTTCAGGAATTTCTCTCTCAGTCCTGGTAAAAATGCAGTTTCTCTTTTCCCCCATTTTGCCCAGTCCAGTTCAGTGACCCCTGCAGTCAGATTTAGAGCTCCGGAACCAGACGAAGGTGGGATTCGCATTCAGTTCACGGGAAGATGGCAGAGGCCTAGCACAGGCCTACACAGATTCAGTTGCACCTTTTCAGAGTGGCCTGGTACAGAAAAAATTCTACAAAGGTTCTTTAGCACTAGAACAGGGATATGCTTTGAAGGCACAGGGAACGTATTGAATAATCCAGAGACAGTGGTCCGGATCcttagctggggtaaatcagggtaactccattgacttccgcTAAGCCCCTATCACGCCAGCTGGAGATCGGGCTGcccatttttcattcttctttTAAGGCTACCCAAAAGCTGTATGCTAAGAATAAATTGTGAAGAAAGGTCTAGAACAGGGACTCAAGAATTAGTAAACCAAGTAGCTTTTCCGGGGGAGAGTACGGATGGTGTCCCACAAAGAACAGACGCTGGGATCCGATAGTACAGATCTCTAACATCAGTAACTGCACCTCATATACAGCGATGCATAAGGATTACTAGGTCCACCAACAGAGTCTGCCCAGCAAGTGAAAAATCCTGTGCCATATGCAATGGAGACTGCCTGGAGAAATTAGGCACAGAGAATGTAACCTAATTAGCCTGGAACTTGGCCAGAATCCTAAAGCTAAACCCAACCTGCTTGGAGAACTATTCTATGAGAGAGACAGAGGTGAGGGAGacaatagcttttattggaccagcagAGCATCAAGGCTGGGCTTGGCCCAGGTGCAAACACACAcgtgctcagggctgggtgttTCCCAAGTGAGGGCACTCGGCTGCATTAAAGATCATTTATCAAGCTGGCAGCGACCTCTGCTGCAGGGAATGTGGAGACCGGGGTTCGATtctgagcggtgtaaattgggtgATGTCAGCTGAGTTACACGGCGTAAAACATGGTCttgggagaggagaatcaagaCTATAGGGTCAAGTGGTGCGGCCCTTTGGAACTCCTTTAGGAACATATCTGCTGTTCTTTTCTAAGCGCTGTCTTGCACCACCCAAGATAAACTAGGTGCTTTGCCTTGAAACATGCCAACAATTCTACAGCCCGTGTACACACGGGGTCAGACAAGACAGTGGGTCCAAGTGGTGACCCAGGGGCCAATCCAGCCCCCAAGGCATCCAatcacccagcagcagctgcccagaaCAGAGAGCACCTGCGCAGTGAGAAAACAACCCACATGTGGAGACAAAATGGGGTCTTCTGTGAGGTGCGATCTCATACGTACAGTGCGTGGGAGGTCACGCTGCATGGCGGGTGCCATTGTTGTGGCCCAGGGAGGTGCTTCACAACAACACACGAGGCCCACATCTCTGACAAGATTGGACCACCCTTTCTGGACTGAGACTCTGTGAATCGATGCCTCTGTGAATATATGGcaacataggtgccgactccgtgggtgctccggggctagagcacggcagccccccatcagcacctcccccgccccccagcgcctcctgcccatcgtcaggccctgccgatcagcacctcccctgccctccctgcgCCTCCCATCCACTGCAATCCGCTGTTTTGCGGCGTGCCAGAggctgaggggggaggagagggaatgcaGCACGCGCTATGGGGACGGGcggaactgggcgggaagaggcgtggtgggggtggagcaggggcggggagaggtggggcggggtgaagcgggggtggggcaggggtgggaagaggcgagacgggagtggggcctggggcagagccggggggtcAAAcccccccggcactttggaaagtcggtGCCTGTGTATGGCAACATACCCAGTGGTCAGTATTATATTCATACACAGTAATTACCGAAGCCCATCAGCTGACATTCTCAAACGCAACATTTTTTTATCTTTGCCTACCTGAGTCCTGTTGTAATACTTTTCTACAAGAAGTCAAAAGATGCTTCAGGTTTAATCTTGAGATTCGATTGAGATTTTCATACAGATGGCTAACGATCCTCATGTGTCTAACATATACGCTGGCGGATGTAAACAACATTTGTCACCCTGACGAGGATATTCTAAGGTATAATTAGAGCTAAGTGAAGGATCCATCACAAGTAATTTATTCAAATTAATGTTGACTCTTTTGCTGTTTGTGAAATATCAACAGGCAGATCCGGATTTTCTCTGGTTTTTTCACTCTTAGAAACGATCTAACGAGATTATCTATGAATCTCTCTTCTTCTGTGATTTCCTAGTTAAGCTGTGTTATTATTTATGTTCAAGCAACAACTAGCGACCCCAAATCTGatcaggccccactgtgctgggcactgtacagacatatatAAAGAGCTTACCATTGAAATAGACCGAACAGACCAaggctgggagaaaggaagtattatcttatccctattttatagatggggaactgaggcacagagagatgaactgACGTGAGAATTCAGAGAACATCATTTGTAGTGTTTGCTCCAATCTTGGGCCAATACAGAACGGGAAGGCTATTGAAAAGAGAATTAGCCAGATGAAAAGTTTGAGCGTGAACTATCTAAGCCCCTTTGTGTGTGGAGATGAATGAATCTCCTACCATAGACCAGGACCTTCGCCTACCAAAAGATTTATGTTCCTGTCCATTTGGATTAAGTTTCTACCCCACAGCAAACAAAAAAGGTGGGTTTAAAACCTTGGCTCCTGTGCAGCAAACAGggtcgcccagaggattcaggggaccttgggtcttcagcggcagggggcccccgccgccgaattgccaccgaagacctagcacttcggcggtgggtcccggggcggaaggacccccgccacgggtcttcagggcacttcggcggagggtcccggggcggaaggaccccccgccgccgaattgccgccgaagacctggagcggaagaagctccgagGGCCCAGGCCACacgagagttttctggggccgcaggagcgagtgaaggaccccgctccaggggccccgaaaaactctcgtgggggcccctgcggggcccagggcaaattgccccacttgcccccccctctagGCGGTCCTGGCAGCAAATACTCATTGGTTACTTAGCAAACTGGTACATCTCTGGTGCTGTCTTCACTCTGCACCTTGTGACCTCTGACCTTATGGATTCCATCCTTTTCCAGTTTATCCGACCTGCCGCAGTTAGAAGCACCATCCTCCCATGTCTCTCTGATCATATCACACCAGCCCCAATTCCCTTCACTAGCTTAAACCTGCTGGGTCAATTTAATTCCTCTTATATCAACATCGGGCCAAGATCTCTGCTGATGTAAGTCAACACAGCGCCAGAGCTGAACCCAATTACACCAGCGGGGTTCAATGGAGGTAAAACAGAGATTAATTTGACTGGCATTCCGCCCTTTCAAGGCTTGACACACCCATGGCCAACTCAACGTGCATGACCCGCTCCTCACGCTCTCCGACCCTATCATCTGCCCACACTCGTTGCCTTAATCCTTCCTTTATCTCTTTCACCCACTCACAACCTGGAATTAGGCTTTTTTTCCAAGCTGGCTCTGCCTCAAATCCTTTCTCGACAAAACCACGGACCTGATCTGCCCCATcaataagaaaaaacaaaatggtcCCCAAAGACCTTTCCCATTGGATTACCTTCCCATCGCTCAGTGACTTGGGATGCCACCATTTTGGGGTGCTCAACGTGAGACACCTGAAAGGAGCCCAATTTTTAGCAAGTGGCTGAACTGCCTCCCTCTGAAAATCTAGCCTCGTTAAGGTGTCTCAGATGGGACACCCTAAAACGGAAGCACCCAGAATCACTAGTTGCCTTCCACTGCTGTCCTCCTGAGTTCAATTCCAAAGCAGGGCCCTGGCGTGTTGCTCGAGGGTGCTGGTGCATTGAAGGTGCCGGTGTTTGGGCAGTCACTG
Above is a window of Chrysemys picta bellii isolate R12L10 chromosome 20, ASM1138683v2, whole genome shotgun sequence DNA encoding:
- the LOC112060061 gene encoding loricrin-like, coding for MIYSSGRESYFNLNSTWYDPAGSWLDTRRTPFTYAYSTCCSSGGCPRGGHDNRCYEYRRSGCGENCHGSSGSCHGSGGHCCVRRPSYFHGYSGGCHGHGRSVCSERSCHGSGSSCHGSGSSCHGSGSSCHGSGSSCHNTSGACHSTPIYVKPKQYVQQCCPPVQQCCLPVKKCCPPVQKC